In Nostoc sp. CENA543, a single genomic region encodes these proteins:
- a CDS encoding Uma2 family endonuclease: MTKTPLKVNTLEEYLNFDDGTDHRYELEDGVLLEMPPGTGKHEAIITLLLIRFFLEIQKMGLPLQPRPNGTEVLTNKQPRRPDVCVITNEQAKSIERTSAILTTPPPLLVEVVSPESVERDYIQKTAEYAAIGVSEYWIVDPLENKVTVCVLEAGSYKQTIFIGNQKIISPLFLELNLTVEQLLIA; encoded by the coding sequence ATGACTAAGACTCCATTGAAAGTTAATACTCTGGAAGAATATCTAAATTTTGATGATGGTACAGATCATCGCTACGAACTTGAGGATGGGGTGCTATTAGAAATGCCTCCTGGGACTGGTAAGCATGAGGCGATTATTACTCTACTCTTGATTCGCTTCTTTCTAGAAATTCAAAAGATGGGATTGCCTTTACAACCTCGTCCTAATGGTACAGAGGTGCTAACAAATAAACAACCCAGGCGGCCTGATGTTTGTGTGATTACCAATGAGCAAGCTAAAAGTATTGAGCGCACTTCAGCTATCCTCACAACTCCGCCACCACTGTTAGTGGAAGTAGTCAGCCCTGAATCTGTGGAACGGGACTATATCCAAAAAACGGCTGAGTATGCAGCTATTGGTGTGAGTGAATATTGGATTGTTGACCCTTTGGAAAATAAAGTTACTGTCTGTGTTTTAGAGGCAGGTAGTTACAAGCAAACTATCTTTATTGGTAATCAAAAAATAATTTCTCCGTTATTTCTAGAACTAAATTTAACAGTCGAACAATTACTTATAGCTTAG
- the dapA gene encoding 4-hydroxy-tetrahydrodipicolinate synthase, producing MGDFGRVLTAMITPFKADGSVNYDVAAKLAAHLADNGTDTLVVCGTTGESPTLSWDEEYQLFVEVLQAVAGKAKVIAGCGSNSTKEAIAATQKAAKIGVHGTLQVVPYYNKPPQAGLYQHFQAIANSCPDLPILLYNIPGRTGQNLSPETVVQLAAVDNIVGIKEASGNLDQASEIRRLTPPEFQIYAGDDSLTLPLLAIGAKGVVSVASHLVGNQLQQMIQAFNAGQVTLSSEIHLRFFPLFKALFLSTNPIPIKQALKLQGWEVGSTRLPLCEADQDVTDKLAAVMKKLDLI from the coding sequence GTGGGAGATTTTGGCAGAGTTTTAACCGCTATGATTACACCGTTTAAAGCAGACGGTAGTGTCAACTATGATGTCGCAGCTAAACTGGCGGCACATTTAGCTGATAACGGTACAGATACATTGGTAGTGTGTGGAACGACTGGAGAATCTCCTACTCTCAGTTGGGACGAAGAATACCAATTGTTTGTCGAAGTTTTGCAAGCCGTAGCAGGCAAAGCCAAAGTCATCGCAGGCTGTGGTTCTAATTCCACCAAAGAAGCGATCGCAGCGACACAAAAAGCAGCTAAAATAGGTGTACATGGCACTTTACAGGTTGTACCCTACTACAACAAACCTCCACAGGCAGGACTGTATCAGCACTTCCAAGCCATAGCAAACTCCTGCCCTGATTTACCGATATTGTTGTACAATATCCCCGGAAGGACAGGTCAAAATCTCTCCCCAGAGACAGTTGTACAATTAGCCGCAGTTGATAATATAGTCGGGATTAAGGAAGCTAGTGGCAACCTCGATCAAGCCAGTGAAATTCGCAGGTTGACACCACCAGAGTTTCAGATTTACGCTGGAGATGATTCGTTAACCTTGCCCTTGTTAGCGATCGGGGCAAAGGGTGTAGTGAGTGTAGCTTCTCATCTTGTAGGCAACCAACTACAGCAGATGATTCAAGCTTTTAATGCCGGACAAGTAACCCTGTCCAGTGAAATTCATCTGAGATTTTTCCCACTGTTTAAAGCATTATTTCTCTCTACAAATCCTATTCCTATTAAACAAGCACTAAAACTTCAAGGTTGGGAGGTAGGTTCGACTCGTCTGCCATTATGTGAAGCTGACCAAGATGTAACTGACAAGTTAGCAGCAGTCATGAAAAAGCTCGACTTAATTTAA
- a CDS encoding Mo-dependent nitrogenase C-terminal domain-containing protein has protein sequence MKVFDNTTKRIFLASWVAINHTEVIKNDPQQLPDSTSLRRWDLLQPLRRWLDSIEVRDRQFAHRLCQSIPAQCPFERDINLFGKTLFHIPPLCKLNPLYEEVVSLRFRAMCYLADECGEDVTKYC, from the coding sequence ATGAAGGTATTTGATAATACCACAAAAAGGATTTTCTTGGCAAGTTGGGTTGCAATCAACCACACAGAAGTAATTAAGAATGATCCCCAACAGTTGCCAGATTCTACTTCTCTTCGCAGATGGGATCTTCTCCAACCGCTACGCCGATGGTTAGACAGCATTGAAGTACGCGATCGCCAATTTGCTCATCGCCTGTGTCAATCGATCCCCGCCCAATGTCCTTTTGAACGTGATATCAATTTATTTGGTAAGACATTATTTCACATTCCCCCACTATGCAAACTCAACCCTCTTTATGAAGAAGTGGTGAGCTTGCGCTTCCGCGCCATGTGCTATCTAGCAGATGAGTGTGGTGAAGATGTCACAAAGTATTGTTAG
- a CDS encoding ABC transporter transmembrane domain-containing protein, translating to MTTWIGESFFQGDNRLFWCNSAQNIQHNLRLDAYRHLQSLELADFDKGRTGGLMSILSDDVNQLKHDIIQVTTTIVVIHGAFFVWATLVVGMTTLLPK from the coding sequence GTGACTACTTGGATAGGAGAGTCATTTTTTCAGGGTGACAATAGGTTGTTCTGGTGTAACTCGGCACAGAATATCCAGCATAACTTACGGTTGGACGCATATAGACACCTACAGAGTTTGGAGTTAGCTGATTTTGACAAAGGCCGCACAGGGGGTTTAATGTCTATCCTGAGTGATGATGTTAACCAACTTAAGCATGATATTATCCAAGTAACCACAACTATTGTAGTCATTCATGGGGCGTTTTTTGTGTGGGCTACCTTGGTAGTTGGGATGACTACTTTACTGCCAAAGTAA
- a CDS encoding ABC-F family ATP-binding cassette domain-containing protein, which produces MSIITLQSVKKDFGIKEILKDASFSIDVTDKVGLIGTNGSGKSTLLKMIAGLEPIDSGQITCSSSANIIYLPQQPDLDENRTVLEQIFADSGEQMALVKEYEEISDKLAHYPEDSQLMSRLSVVMQRMDATGAWELETNAKIILSKLGIVDFDAPIGTLSGGYRKRIALATALLANPDVLLMDEPTNHLDALSVEWLQSYLNRFRGALFLITHDRYFLDQVTNRIIEIDRGDIYTYSGNYSYYLEKKALAEESAQSSQRKHQGVLRRELEWLKRGPKARSTKQKARIQRVQAMRETEFKQTQGKVDISTVSRRIGKKVIELNSISKSYNGRILIQNFTYEFSPEDRVGIIGGNGAGKSTLMNIITSRVEPDAGNVEIGSTIHIGYFDQHSEALLTALDENQRVIDYIKEEGEFVKIADGTKITASQMLERFLFPGNQQYAPIYKLSGGEKRRLFLLRILISAPNVLILDEPTNDLDVQTLAVLEEYLEDFNGCVIVVSHDRYFLDRTVDTIFALEESGSLRQYPGNYSVYLDYKKAEEAQQNTANTKEKTKNSEESKVTSQTRNVDNKKKRRLSNWEKREFEQLETKIAQLEEEKAQTEQALATVTPGNYTKVQQLYEQVESLKQAIDIATNRWLELAEIDSLENG; this is translated from the coding sequence ATGAGCATCATCACCCTACAATCAGTTAAAAAAGACTTTGGAATCAAAGAGATTTTAAAAGATGCCAGCTTTAGTATAGATGTCACTGACAAAGTGGGTTTAATTGGCACCAATGGTTCTGGTAAATCAACCCTACTAAAAATGATCGCAGGGCTAGAACCAATCGATAGCGGTCAAATTACTTGCAGCTCTAGTGCTAACATCATCTACCTACCCCAACAGCCCGATTTAGATGAAAATCGCACAGTTTTAGAGCAAATTTTTGCTGACAGTGGCGAACAAATGGCTTTGGTCAAAGAATATGAAGAAATTTCTGATAAATTAGCCCATTACCCAGAAGACAGTCAACTCATGTCGCGCTTATCTGTAGTGATGCAGCGTATGGACGCAACTGGTGCGTGGGAATTAGAAACCAATGCCAAAATCATCCTCAGTAAGTTAGGAATTGTTGACTTTGATGCACCCATAGGGACTTTATCTGGAGGCTACCGTAAACGCATCGCCCTAGCCACAGCCTTACTCGCCAACCCCGATGTTTTGCTGATGGATGAGCCAACCAACCATCTCGATGCTCTATCTGTAGAATGGTTACAAAGCTATCTGAATCGTTTCCGTGGTGCATTGTTCTTAATCACCCACGATCGCTATTTTTTAGATCAAGTCACCAATCGCATTATTGAAATTGACCGAGGTGACATTTACACCTACTCAGGTAACTACTCATACTACCTAGAAAAGAAAGCCCTAGCGGAAGAATCAGCCCAAAGTAGCCAACGTAAACACCAAGGTGTATTAAGAAGGGAACTAGAATGGTTAAAACGGGGGCCAAAAGCCCGTAGCACCAAACAAAAAGCTAGAATTCAACGGGTTCAAGCCATGCGCGAAACTGAGTTTAAACAAACTCAGGGTAAAGTCGATATCTCCACAGTCAGCCGCCGCATAGGCAAAAAAGTCATTGAACTCAATAGCATTAGCAAATCTTATAACGGACGTATTCTAATTCAGAACTTTACCTACGAATTTAGCCCCGAAGACCGAGTGGGAATCATCGGTGGGAACGGCGCAGGTAAATCCACATTAATGAATATCATTACCAGCAGAGTAGAGCCAGATGCAGGAAATGTAGAAATTGGTTCTACCATTCATATCGGTTATTTCGACCAGCATTCTGAAGCATTACTCACTGCCTTAGATGAAAATCAGCGCGTGATTGATTACATTAAAGAAGAAGGGGAATTTGTCAAAATCGCCGATGGTACAAAAATTACAGCTTCCCAGATGCTAGAAAGATTTCTCTTTCCGGGAAATCAGCAGTACGCCCCCATTTATAAACTCTCTGGCGGTGAGAAGCGGCGATTATTTCTGTTGCGAATTCTGATTAGCGCGCCGAATGTGTTGATTTTAGACGAACCGACCAATGATCTAGACGTGCAAACCCTCGCCGTATTAGAAGAATACCTAGAAGACTTTAACGGTTGTGTCATCGTAGTGTCTCATGATCGCTACTTTTTAGACCGCACCGTTGATACAATATTCGCATTAGAAGAAAGCGGTAGCCTGCGACAATATCCAGGCAATTACTCAGTGTATCTTGACTACAAGAAAGCTGAAGAAGCACAACAAAACACCGCCAACACTAAAGAAAAAACAAAAAATTCTGAAGAATCAAAAGTTACATCGCAAACTAGGAATGTAGACAATAAAAAGAAACGTAGGTTATCTAATTGGGAAAAACGGGAATTTGAGCAGCTAGAAACTAAAATTGCTCAATTAGAGGAGGAAAAAGCCCAAACTGAGCAAGCACTAGCAACAGTCACTCCCGGTAACTACACCAAAGTCCAGCAACTCTACGAACAAGTAGAGTCGCTCAAACAAGCAATTGATATCGCCACCAATCGCTGGTTAGAATTAGCTGAGATCGATTCATTGGAGAACGGGTGA
- a CDS encoding prohibitin family protein, giving the protein MRNQQLGNWQTTVLGILLAILVIVGLNSFIIINPGQAGVISILGKARDGALIEGIHVKPPFISVIDVYDLTVQKFEVPAESSTKDLQNLTARFAINFRLDPNQVVEVRRRQGTLANIVSKIIAPQTQEAFKIAAAKRTVEEAITKRSELKEDFDNALGDRLDKYGIIVLDTSVIDLTFSPEFARAVEEKQIAEQRAQRAVYVAREAEQEAQAEINRAKGKAEAQRLLAETLKAQGGQLVLQKEAIEAWKTGGAQMPKVLVMGSESQGNFPFIFNLGNTQN; this is encoded by the coding sequence TTGAGAAATCAACAATTAGGAAATTGGCAAACTACTGTTTTGGGGATATTGTTAGCTATCCTGGTGATTGTTGGGTTAAATTCTTTTATTATTATCAACCCAGGACAAGCAGGAGTCATTAGCATATTAGGGAAAGCCAGAGATGGTGCTTTAATTGAAGGTATCCACGTAAAACCACCTTTTATTTCAGTAATTGATGTGTATGATTTAACGGTGCAGAAATTTGAGGTTCCCGCCGAAAGTTCTACTAAAGATTTGCAGAATTTAACTGCGAGGTTTGCGATTAACTTCCGTTTAGATCCTAACCAGGTAGTAGAAGTGAGAAGAAGACAAGGAACATTAGCTAATATTGTCTCGAAAATTATTGCTCCCCAAACACAGGAAGCATTTAAAATTGCAGCAGCTAAAAGAACAGTAGAAGAGGCAATTACTAAACGTAGTGAACTCAAAGAAGACTTTGATAATGCACTAGGCGATCGCCTAGATAAATATGGAATAATAGTATTAGATACTAGCGTCATTGATCTCACTTTTTCTCCTGAATTTGCCAGAGCCGTAGAAGAAAAACAAATTGCTGAACAACGCGCCCAAAGAGCCGTCTATGTTGCTAGAGAAGCAGAACAAGAAGCCCAAGCAGAAATTAATCGCGCCAAAGGTAAAGCCGAAGCTCAAAGACTCTTGGCAGAAACCCTCAAAGCCCAAGGCGGACAATTAGTGCTACAAAAAGAAGCAATTGAAGCCTGGAAAACTGGCGGCGCACAGATGCCTAAAGTCTTAGTCATGGGTAGTGAATCTCAAGGGAATTTTCCCTTTATTTTTAACCTTGGCAATACCCAAAACTGA
- a CDS encoding anion transporter has product MKIIQIAVYGVLGLTYLGLALGYLPGLRMNRATIALVGSAFLIALGVLNVQEAWQAIDANTIVFLLSMMVVNANLSYAGFFQQALSVLLKLTRSPLGLLIALTFGSGLLSAFFLNDTLALVFTPLTLSLAQALSLNPIPYLLAIAGATNIGSVATLSGNPQNILIGSFSGIRYIDFLQALAPVAIIGLFIQVALLWLLYPDVRSLQPCSIVLPNNQRIFKPLFRKTLIITTALLIAFALGFPLAESALVAASLLLITRRIKPQRVLKKVDWNLLVMFSGLFILTKATQKLNLLQPFTSTVNSAASLLGLTVVLSNLISNVPAVLLLQPLIPQGDTKSWLMLAAGSTLAGNLTLFGAVANLITVEAAAELGYKLTFWEHLRFGVPLTLLTVTITYFLVH; this is encoded by the coding sequence GTGAAAATCATCCAAATCGCAGTTTATGGAGTATTGGGTTTAACCTATCTTGGGTTAGCTTTGGGTTATCTTCCTGGTTTGCGGATGAACCGGGCCACCATTGCTTTAGTAGGCTCGGCGTTTTTGATTGCGTTGGGTGTCCTCAATGTTCAAGAAGCTTGGCAAGCAATTGATGCTAACACTATCGTGTTTTTGTTAAGCATGATGGTAGTTAACGCCAACTTATCCTATGCAGGGTTTTTCCAGCAGGCTTTATCGGTGCTATTAAAGTTAACTCGCAGTCCCTTGGGTTTATTAATCGCTTTAACCTTTGGTAGTGGGTTGCTTTCGGCTTTTTTCCTGAATGATACATTGGCGTTGGTATTTACGCCTTTAACTTTGAGCTTGGCGCAGGCTTTGAGTTTAAATCCCATTCCCTATTTACTAGCGATCGCCGGTGCAACTAACATTGGTTCTGTAGCGACTTTAAGCGGTAATCCCCAGAATATTCTGATTGGTTCATTTTCTGGTATCCGCTACATAGATTTTTTGCAAGCACTCGCTCCAGTAGCGATTATTGGCTTATTCATACAGGTAGCATTGCTGTGGCTACTTTATCCAGATGTGCGCTCACTCCAACCTTGCTCAATTGTTCTTCCTAATAATCAGAGAATATTCAAACCTCTATTTCGGAAAACGTTAATTATTACCACAGCACTACTAATTGCTTTTGCCCTTGGTTTTCCCTTAGCAGAATCAGCCTTAGTTGCTGCTAGCTTATTACTAATAACTAGAAGAATTAAACCCCAAAGAGTTTTAAAAAAGGTAGATTGGAACTTATTAGTCATGTTTTCTGGGCTATTTATTTTAACCAAAGCCACACAAAAATTAAACCTACTCCAACCCTTTACCTCTACAGTTAATTCAGCCGCCAGTTTATTAGGTTTAACAGTTGTTTTATCTAACTTAATTTCTAATGTTCCGGCTGTCTTACTATTACAACCATTAATTCCTCAAGGTGATACTAAATCTTGGTTAATGCTCGCGGCTGGTTCAACCTTAGCAGGTAATTTAACTTTATTCGGTGCAGTTGCTAATTTAATTACTGTAGAAGCGGCAGCAGAATTAGGATATAAACTCACCTTTTGGGAACATCTCCGCTTTGGTGTACCGCTAACTTTGTTAACTGTGACTATTACTTATTTCTTAGTTCATTAA
- a CDS encoding DUF1824 family protein has protein sequence MPMPNHPNLTTTEAKKILNKFNCLDIAPILKPSEKELVRQALILFTKLSDYQILGICADTAAEALLAMRTYSHALGYEVPIDLPVVEGPVYIKLNGKNGLCYLDSYVGHHRGVLVSCQSHKEGGINEMYGHLPLDLFVEN, from the coding sequence ATGCCAATGCCCAATCACCCCAACCTGACAACTACAGAAGCCAAAAAAATTCTCAACAAATTTAACTGTTTAGACATCGCTCCCATTCTCAAACCATCGGAGAAAGAATTAGTGCGTCAAGCATTAATTTTATTCACCAAACTTTCCGACTATCAAATCTTGGGAATTTGTGCAGACACAGCCGCCGAAGCCCTACTGGCCATGAGAACCTATTCCCATGCCTTGGGTTATGAAGTACCCATTGATTTACCAGTAGTAGAAGGGCCAGTTTATATCAAATTGAATGGCAAAAATGGCTTATGTTACCTCGATTCCTATGTAGGACATCATCGGGGTGTATTAGTTTCTTGCCAATCTCATAAAGAAGGAGGCATCAACGAAATGTATGGGCATCTACCACTTGATTTATTTGTCGAAAATTAG
- a CDS encoding ribonuclease J gives MAKNEATSALKIIPLGGLHEIGKNTCVFEYDDEIILLDAGLAFPTEAMHGVNIVLPDTTYLRENRHKIKGMIVTHGHEDHIGGIAFHLKQFDIPVIYGPRLAMAMLEGKLEEAGVRDRTELRKVLPRDVVRIGKHFFVEYIRNTHSIADSFTVAIHTPLGVVIHTGDFKIDHTPVDGERFDLQRLAEHGEKGVLCLLSDSTNSEVPGFTPSEAAVLPNLDRVFGQATGRLFVTTFASSVHRINIVLQLAKKHNRVVTVVGRSMLNLIAHARNLGYIKCEDNLFQPLHTVRGLPDENVLILTTGSQGETMAAMTRIANQEHPHIKIREGDTVVFSANPIPGNTIAVVNTIDKLMIQGAKVLYGREQGLHVSGHGCQEDQKLMLALTRPKFFVPVHGEHRMLVKHADTARKMGVPAENMVIIQNGDVIELTEESIRVGGKVPSGIELVDTTSSGMVSAKVLQERQRMAEEGIVTIAAAIDWQGKLMAKPEIHLRGVVTSVERSLLQKWVQQRIEEILSVRWTEFSTGTAEQPQVDWGGLHDTLERELHRSIKRELQCQPSVTLLMQTPDEAPAPVKVSDGRRRRTRTAAQVAS, from the coding sequence ATGGCTAAAAACGAAGCTACATCTGCCCTAAAAATCATTCCTTTGGGCGGTTTACATGAAATTGGTAAGAATACCTGTGTTTTTGAATACGATGATGAAATCATCCTTTTAGACGCTGGGCTGGCTTTCCCCACGGAGGCAATGCACGGAGTGAATATTGTTCTCCCAGATACAACGTATCTCAGGGAAAATCGTCATAAGATAAAAGGAATGATTGTCACTCATGGTCATGAAGACCACATTGGCGGGATTGCTTTCCACTTGAAGCAATTTGACATTCCGGTGATTTACGGGCCGAGACTAGCAATGGCCATGTTGGAAGGCAAATTAGAGGAAGCGGGAGTCCGCGATCGCACAGAATTAAGAAAAGTCCTGCCTCGTGATGTCGTCAGAATTGGCAAACATTTCTTCGTGGAGTACATCCGCAACACCCACTCCATCGCCGATAGTTTCACCGTCGCCATTCACACCCCCTTGGGTGTCGTCATTCACACAGGTGATTTTAAAATTGACCACACCCCTGTAGATGGAGAAAGGTTTGACCTCCAACGCCTCGCGGAACACGGCGAAAAAGGTGTACTTTGCTTATTAAGTGATTCTACTAACTCAGAAGTACCGGGATTTACCCCCTCTGAAGCAGCCGTTCTACCCAACCTAGACCGAGTTTTTGGCCAAGCCACCGGCAGATTATTTGTCACCACCTTTGCTTCTAGCGTCCATCGCATCAACATAGTTTTACAACTAGCGAAAAAGCATAACCGTGTGGTGACAGTGGTGGGACGTTCCATGTTGAACTTAATTGCCCATGCCCGTAATCTCGGCTACATCAAGTGTGAAGACAACCTCTTCCAACCCCTGCACACAGTCCGCGGCCTACCTGATGAAAATGTCTTGATTCTCACTACCGGTTCTCAAGGTGAGACAATGGCAGCCATGACTCGTATTGCCAACCAAGAACACCCCCACATTAAAATTCGGGAAGGAGATACAGTTGTGTTCTCCGCTAATCCCATCCCTGGTAACACAATTGCAGTCGTCAACACCATCGATAAATTGATGATTCAAGGGGCAAAAGTCCTCTACGGGCGAGAACAAGGGCTACACGTTTCTGGACATGGTTGTCAAGAAGACCAAAAGCTGATGTTAGCCTTAACGCGTCCCAAATTCTTCGTTCCCGTCCACGGCGAACACCGGATGTTAGTCAAACACGCCGATACAGCCCGGAAAATGGGTGTACCAGCAGAAAATATGGTGATTATCCAAAATGGCGACGTAATTGAACTCACAGAAGAATCCATTCGAGTCGGTGGGAAAGTGCCATCAGGAATTGAACTGGTGGATACAACAAGTTCTGGGATGGTTAGTGCCAAAGTCTTACAAGAACGCCAACGCATGGCTGAAGAAGGAATTGTCACCATTGCGGCGGCAATTGATTGGCAGGGTAAACTCATGGCCAAGCCAGAAATTCATTTGCGGGGCGTTGTCACTAGTGTAGAGCGATCACTGCTGCAAAAATGGGTGCAACAGCGTATTGAAGAAATTCTCAGCGTCCGGTGGACAGAGTTTTCCACAGGAACAGCCGAACAACCCCAAGTCGATTGGGGTGGATTGCATGACACTTTAGAACGGGAATTGCACCGTTCCATTAAGCGAGAATTGCAATGTCAGCCTTCAGTAACATTATTGATGCAGACTCCAGATGAAGCACCTGCACCTGTAAAGGTGAGTGATGGTAGAAGGCGACGGACTCGCACGGCGGCTCAGGTGGCTTCTTAG
- a CDS encoding pentapeptide repeat-containing protein codes for MINHHTQDLRSNAIHFLEQTPPQRLQILQELGLGRYQFLTKIRLNDANINCVMEFLQNPRQVKFPNLSGADLSGLVLNEVNLIRANLTGANLQGSSLLNADLIFVNFTNADLRKADLRGAALNETIWIDTLVEECQLGLGNGLNKQQRKDLQLRGARFNYLADDN; via the coding sequence ATGATCAATCATCATACTCAAGACCTCCGCTCGAATGCTATTCACTTTCTAGAGCAGACCCCGCCACAACGTCTACAAATTCTCCAAGAATTAGGCTTAGGACGCTACCAGTTTTTGACGAAAATTCGTCTCAATGATGCCAACATCAATTGTGTGATGGAATTTTTGCAAAACCCTCGTCAAGTTAAATTCCCTAACTTATCTGGGGCTGATTTATCGGGTTTGGTTTTAAATGAAGTGAATTTAATTCGGGCGAATTTAACAGGGGCAAATCTACAAGGTAGCAGCTTATTAAATGCTGACCTAATTTTCGTGAATTTTACCAACGCTGATCTGCGAAAAGCTGATCTTAGAGGTGCAGCACTCAATGAAACTATCTGGATAGATACCTTAGTAGAAGAGTGTCAACTCGGCTTAGGTAATGGCTTAAATAAGCAGCAACGTAAAGATTTACAACTGCGGGGAGCTAGGTTTAACTATTTGGCAGATGATAATTAG